A genomic segment from Castor canadensis chromosome 1, mCasCan1.hap1v2, whole genome shotgun sequence encodes:
- the LOC109702353 gene encoding interphotoreceptor matrix proteoglycan 1-like isoform X1, with the protein MYKVSAMRRIFDLAKLRTKRSTLFPTGINVCPQESMRQILDSLEAYYRLRVCQEAVWEAYRIFLDRIPDTGEYQHWVSLCQQETFCLFDIGKNFSNSKEHLDRLEQRIKQRSFPERKDEISIEETLAEPAEMPVFSTDVSNVSLEPFPRIPDDTHQNEILNDTFKDTEKLTTEREKEFTNMSEGPLDQKVEFSISLPHQRFKAELADSRSPYYQELAGKSQVQVPEQDHPRVCHQKTNLPTTALCLHYHSHSDLIRN; encoded by the exons ATGTACAAAGTGTCAGCCATGAGACGAATATTTGATTTGGCAAAACTTCGAACAAAAAGATCAACACTTTTCCCAACTGGGATTAATGTCTGTCCACAGGAATCCATGAGACAGATTTTAGACAGTCTTGAAGCTTATTATAGACTGAGAG TGTGTCAGGAAGCAGTGTGGGAAGCATATCGGATCTTTCTGGATCGCATCCCTGACACAGGGGAATACCAGCACTGGGTCAGCCTCTGCCAGCAGGAGACCTTCTGCCTCTTTGACATCGGGAAAAACTTCAGCAACTCCAAGGAGCACCTGGATCGTCTTGAGCAG AGAATAAAACAGAGAAGCTTCCCTGAAAG AAAAGATGAAATATCTATCGAGGAGACCCTGGCAGAACCTGCTGAAATGCCTGTGTTTTCTACAG ATGTCTCCAATGTCTCACTCGAGCCCTTCCCTCGCATTCCTGATGACACACACCAaaatgaaattctcaatgatACTTTCAAAGACACCGAGAAGCTTACAACA gaaagagaaaaagaattcacTAATATGTCTGAGGGCCCACTGGACCAGAAGGTGGAGTTCAGCATCTCTCTGCCACACCAGAGGTTCAAGGCAGAGCTTGCTGACTCCAGGTCTCCATACTACCAGGAGCTGGCAGGAAAGTCACAAGTGCAG GTTCCTGAGCAGGACCACCCCAGGGTCTGCCATCAGAAAACCAACCTGCCCACCACAGCCCTGTGCCTGCATTACCACAGCCATTCAGACTTAATTAGGAATTAA
- the LOC109702353 gene encoding interphotoreceptor matrix proteoglycan 1-like isoform X2 codes for MYKVSAMRRIFDLAKLRTKRSTLFPTGINVCPQESMRQILDSLEAYYRLRVCQEAVWEAYRIFLDRIPDTGEYQHWVSLCQQETFCLFDIGKNFSNSKEHLDRLEQRIKQRSFPERKDEISIEETLAEPAEMPVFSTDVSNVSLEPFPRIPDDTHQNEILNDTFKDTEKLTTEREKEFTNMSEGPLDQKVEFSISLPHQRFKAELADSRSPYYQELAGKSQVQLQKVFKKLPGFKEIHVLGFR; via the exons ATGTACAAAGTGTCAGCCATGAGACGAATATTTGATTTGGCAAAACTTCGAACAAAAAGATCAACACTTTTCCCAACTGGGATTAATGTCTGTCCACAGGAATCCATGAGACAGATTTTAGACAGTCTTGAAGCTTATTATAGACTGAGAG TGTGTCAGGAAGCAGTGTGGGAAGCATATCGGATCTTTCTGGATCGCATCCCTGACACAGGGGAATACCAGCACTGGGTCAGCCTCTGCCAGCAGGAGACCTTCTGCCTCTTTGACATCGGGAAAAACTTCAGCAACTCCAAGGAGCACCTGGATCGTCTTGAGCAG AGAATAAAACAGAGAAGCTTCCCTGAAAG AAAAGATGAAATATCTATCGAGGAGACCCTGGCAGAACCTGCTGAAATGCCTGTGTTTTCTACAG ATGTCTCCAATGTCTCACTCGAGCCCTTCCCTCGCATTCCTGATGACACACACCAaaatgaaattctcaatgatACTTTCAAAGACACCGAGAAGCTTACAACA gaaagagaaaaagaattcacTAATATGTCTGAGGGCCCACTGGACCAGAAGGTGGAGTTCAGCATCTCTCTGCCACACCAGAGGTTCAAGGCAGAGCTTGCTGACTCCAGGTCTCCATACTACCAGGAGCTGGCAGGAAAGTCACAAGTGCAG